A section of the Virgibacillus sp. NKC19-3 genome encodes:
- the ptsP gene encoding phosphoenolpyruvate--protein phosphotransferase, with product MTTTIQGIAASPGIAIAKAYHLTTPDLTYEKRAIHNPNEEKERLDKALEISKQELEKIKAHTKKEMGDEHAEIFSAHLLVLGDPELINPMKDKISSENVMAETALEETANMFIDMFKNMDNEYMRERAADIQDVTKRVLAHLIGATFPDPALIDEEVIVIANDLTPSDTAQLNRQFVKGFATNVGGRTSHSAIMARSLEIPAIVGSKEITDAASQNDMIIVDGNDGVVLVNPTDKELETYRKKQETFEKQKEEWAKLKDEPTFSEDGEQVELVANIGTPEDVTGALSNGGEGIGLYRTEFLYMGKSELPTEEEQYDAYKAVLEQMDEKPVVVRTLDVGGDKELNYLDLPKELNPFLGFRAIRFCLENENVFRPQLRALLRASAYGNLKIMFPMIATLEEFRQAKAILMDEKENLKREGIKVSDDIEVGIMVEIPSTAVIAKQFAREVDFFSIGTNDLIQYTMAADRMNEKVSYLYQPYHPAILNLVNNVIEAAHRENKWVGMCGEMAGDPIAIPLLLGLGLDEFSMSATSILPARTQISRLSKAKLVSYKEKLLSMETAEEVVEFIKEKTE from the coding sequence ATGACAACAACAATCCAAGGAATTGCTGCATCACCAGGCATTGCCATCGCAAAAGCCTATCATCTGACAACACCTGATTTAACGTATGAAAAAAGAGCCATTCATAATCCAAACGAAGAAAAAGAAAGACTGGATAAAGCATTGGAGATTTCCAAGCAAGAACTTGAAAAAATTAAAGCACATACGAAAAAGGAAATGGGCGATGAGCATGCAGAAATTTTCTCTGCACATCTGCTTGTATTAGGAGATCCGGAACTTATCAATCCAATGAAGGATAAAATAAGCTCAGAAAATGTCATGGCAGAAACGGCCTTAGAAGAAACAGCGAATATGTTTATTGATATGTTTAAAAACATGGACAATGAATATATGCGTGAGCGTGCCGCAGACATTCAGGATGTTACCAAGCGGGTTTTGGCACATTTAATCGGAGCAACTTTTCCGGATCCGGCATTAATCGATGAAGAAGTTATTGTTATTGCAAATGATTTAACCCCTTCTGATACGGCGCAATTAAATCGCCAATTCGTAAAAGGCTTTGCAACCAATGTTGGCGGACGCACATCCCACTCGGCTATCATGGCTCGATCTCTTGAAATTCCAGCGATCGTTGGATCCAAAGAGATTACAGATGCTGCTTCACAAAACGACATGATCATTGTCGACGGAAACGATGGGGTTGTTCTTGTTAACCCAACAGATAAAGAACTTGAAACATACCGTAAGAAACAGGAAACATTTGAAAAACAAAAAGAAGAATGGGCAAAGTTAAAAGATGAACCTACTTTTTCCGAGGACGGGGAGCAGGTTGAACTCGTAGCTAATATTGGCACACCAGAGGATGTCACAGGCGCATTAAGTAACGGTGGCGAAGGAATCGGGCTATATCGTACAGAATTTTTATACATGGGTAAATCAGAATTGCCTACAGAAGAAGAACAATATGACGCTTATAAAGCTGTCCTCGAACAGATGGATGAAAAACCGGTGGTTGTTCGTACATTAGACGTTGGTGGAGATAAGGAACTGAATTATTTAGATTTACCGAAAGAACTGAATCCATTCTTAGGCTTTCGCGCTATCCGCTTTTGCTTGGAAAATGAAAATGTGTTCAGACCCCAATTACGTGCGTTGCTACGTGCAAGCGCATATGGAAACTTAAAAATTATGTTCCCGATGATCGCAACATTGGAAGAATTCCGCCAAGCCAAAGCCATTCTTATGGATGAAAAAGAAAATCTAAAGCGTGAAGGTATCAAGGTTTCCGATGATATTGAGGTTGGCATTATGGTTGAAATCCCATCAACTGCTGTAATTGCCAAACAGTTTGCTAGAGAGGTCGATTTCTTCAGCATCGGAACGAATGATTTAATTCAATATACCATGGCCGCAGATCGGATGAATGAAAAAGTTTCCTATTTATACCAACCATATCATCCGGCTATATTGAACCTTGTAAACAATGTGATTGAAGCAGCACATCGTGAAAATAAATGGGTTGGTATGTGTGGAGAAATGGCAGGAGACCCGATTGCGATTCCGCTTTTACTCGGGCTTGGATTGGACGAATTCAGCATGAGTGCAACATCCATTTTACCAGCACGTACGCAAATAAGTAGACTTTCCAAAGCGAAATTGGTTTCCTATAAAGAGAAACTCTTATCGATGGAAACCGCAGAAGAAGTTGTAGAATTTATTAAGGAAAAAACCGAATAG
- the ftsW gene encoding putative lipid II flippase FtsW: MDTISTVRQKIKNIDYPLLIIILFLSIFGLMMIYSSSSTLSYLNFDTTNHFFMKQLQWLLVGMFFLAIAAILPYHLYSKLSPIFVFISIALLILVLLPGIGVERNNSQRWIQLGSFLFQPSEFIKLFMLIYFAHFYSKKQKIINQFQYGVLPPLLILAVVFLLILQQPDLGSAALILIACGMIVLCSGVKQRHLLMLGSIGILGISYFIYSSPYRLERLTSFANPFDNPLGDGYQLLNSYIAIGTGGFAGNGLGGSVQKLGFLPEAHTDFIMAVILEELGAFGLILVIGAYIFIMFRGIAIAKACTSMFPKLLAIGITFQIILQVIFNLGAVSGLLPITGIPLPLISYGGSSTLVSMISLGILLQISAKNNLTNGKAS, encoded by the coding sequence ATGGATACAATTTCCACAGTACGACAAAAAATAAAAAACATAGATTATCCATTACTGATTATCATTCTTTTTCTTTCGATATTTGGATTAATGATGATTTATAGTAGCAGTAGCACGCTTTCTTATCTTAACTTTGATACAACGAATCACTTTTTTATGAAACAGTTGCAATGGTTACTGGTAGGTATGTTTTTTCTGGCTATTGCTGCCATTCTCCCGTATCACTTATACAGTAAATTAAGTCCTATATTTGTTTTCATATCCATTGCTTTATTAATTTTGGTTTTGCTCCCTGGTATAGGTGTAGAAAGAAATAATTCACAGCGATGGATCCAATTAGGATCTTTTTTGTTTCAACCAAGTGAATTTATCAAGCTATTTATGCTCATTTATTTTGCTCACTTTTATTCAAAAAAACAAAAGATCATTAATCAATTTCAATACGGTGTTCTTCCCCCTTTACTTATTTTGGCAGTAGTTTTTTTATTGATTTTACAGCAACCTGATTTGGGATCAGCAGCTTTGATATTAATTGCCTGCGGGATGATTGTCCTCTGCTCTGGTGTGAAGCAAAGACATCTCTTGATGCTAGGAAGTATCGGAATTTTAGGTATAAGCTATTTTATCTATTCCTCCCCATATCGGTTAGAACGATTAACTTCTTTCGCCAATCCTTTTGATAATCCACTTGGAGATGGCTATCAGTTACTCAATAGTTATATCGCTATTGGAACAGGAGGATTTGCAGGAAATGGGCTCGGAGGCAGTGTTCAAAAACTTGGTTTTTTACCAGAAGCACATACAGATTTTATTATGGCTGTTATCTTAGAAGAGCTAGGGGCATTTGGACTTATCTTGGTAATCGGTGCCTATATTTTTATTATGTTTAGAGGAATTGCTATTGCTAAAGCGTGTACCAGTATGTTTCCAAAATTGTTGGCTATTGGAATTACTTTTCAAATTATACTGCAGGTTATTTTTAATTTAGGAGCCGTATCCGGGTTGCTTCCGATAACTGGCATTCCTCTTCCGTTAATCAGTTACGGAGGTTCGTCTACATTAGTTTCGATGATTTCGTTGGGAATATTGCTGCAGATTTCCGCGAAAAATAATCTTACTAATGGAAAGGCAAGTTGA
- the sda gene encoding sporulation histidine kinase inhibitor Sda has protein sequence MEYLSDELLVDSYKKAMDLGLNQDFIRILERELVRRKLELSF, from the coding sequence ATGGAATATTTATCCGACGAGCTTTTGGTTGACTCGTATAAAAAAGCAATGGATCTTGGTTTAAATCAAGATTTCATTCGAATTTTGGAAAGAGAGTTGGTAAGAAGAAAGCTCGAGCTTTCCTTTTAA
- a CDS encoding alpha/beta hydrolase, with protein MKVKQPEPFTFEAGPRAVLLLHGFTGHSADVRMLGRFLEKKGYTSHAPIYRGHGLPPEELIQTNSDEWWEDVKKAYNHLQDLGYEEIAVAGLSLGGVLGLKLAYSEKTKAIIPMCTPMFFDNTTQLTKGFQSFSKEYKQLEGKEEEEIEQEVSDLMENSTAVFEGLAAFIDEVRSNIDTIYTPTYVVQARKDQMINTSSASYIYENVEADKKDMKWYEESGHVITLDKEKDQLFEDIYQFLESLNWKE; from the coding sequence TTGAAGGTAAAACAACCAGAACCTTTTACATTTGAAGCTGGTCCGCGTGCTGTATTGTTGTTACATGGATTCACAGGTCATTCTGCGGATGTTCGAATGCTTGGAAGGTTTCTTGAAAAGAAAGGCTATACAAGTCATGCACCAATTTATCGTGGCCATGGCCTGCCACCGGAAGAATTAATCCAAACAAATTCAGATGAATGGTGGGAAGATGTAAAGAAAGCTTACAACCACTTACAGGATCTGGGTTATGAGGAGATAGCTGTGGCAGGTTTATCGCTTGGTGGTGTTTTAGGATTAAAACTTGCTTATTCCGAGAAGACAAAAGCAATCATACCAATGTGTACCCCGATGTTTTTTGATAATACGACACAATTAACCAAAGGGTTTCAAAGCTTTTCAAAGGAATATAAGCAACTGGAAGGGAAAGAGGAAGAAGAAATCGAGCAGGAAGTGTCAGATTTAATGGAAAATTCGACTGCTGTGTTTGAGGGACTTGCCGCTTTTATTGATGAAGTGAGATCAAATATTGATACGATTTATACACCGACCTACGTCGTGCAGGCAAGGAAGGATCAGATGATAAACACCAGTAGCGCCTCGTATATTTATGAAAATGTAGAAGCAGATAAGAAAGACATGAAATGGTATGAGGAATCGGGGCATGTGATCACGCTGGATAAGGAAAAGGATCAGCTGTTTGAAGATATTTATCAGTTTTTAGAATCCTTAAATTGGAAAGAATAG
- the smpB gene encoding SsrA-binding protein SmpB, protein MPKGKANTIAQNRRASHDFSIEETYEAGIVLQGTEIKSIRAGRVNIKDSHARIDRGEVKLINLHIAEYEQGNRFNHDPTRTRKLLLHRKEIDKLIGRTQQQGYALVPLKIYIKNGVAKVLIGLGKGKKKYDKREDLKRKQMKRDADRAIKEHAK, encoded by the coding sequence ATGCCAAAGGGAAAGGCTAATACAATTGCACAGAATAGGAGAGCGTCCCATGATTTCTCTATTGAAGAAACCTATGAAGCAGGTATTGTTTTACAGGGGACGGAAATAAAATCGATTCGTGCGGGAAGAGTGAATATCAAGGACTCCCATGCAAGAATTGATCGTGGAGAAGTTAAACTCATTAATTTGCATATTGCCGAATATGAACAGGGAAATCGTTTCAATCATGATCCAACACGTACAAGAAAATTGCTGTTGCACCGGAAAGAAATTGACAAATTAATTGGACGCACCCAGCAACAGGGATATGCACTTGTGCCACTGAAAATTTATATTAAGAATGGTGTGGCAAAGGTATTAATTGGACTTGGAAAAGGAAAGAAGAAATACGACAAACGTGAAGATTTGAAACGAAAACAAATGAAACGGGATGCGGATCGTGCTATTAAAGAGCATGCGAAGTGA
- the zupT gene encoding zinc transporter ZupT, whose protein sequence is MNDILLAFLLTLFAGLATGIGSLLAFFAKTTNTKFLSFALGLSAGVMVYVSLIDIFFEAQDALITDVGEQAGSWLTVIAFFAGMVLIALIDRFIPKHSNPHEVKKVEDMDKPGAAINDPSLLKMGVFTALAIGIHNFPEGIATFMSTLQDPTLGVAIAIAIAIHNIPEGIAVSVPIYYATGDKKRAFKLSFLSGLAEPAGALLAFLILMPFLNGVMFGIIFAMVAGIMVFISLDQLLPAAKKYDESHTSIYGVIIGMAIMALSLLLL, encoded by the coding sequence ATGAATGACATTTTATTAGCATTTTTACTCACGTTATTTGCTGGTCTTGCTACAGGGATAGGGAGCTTACTTGCATTTTTTGCCAAAACAACGAATACGAAATTTTTATCCTTTGCATTAGGGTTGTCTGCAGGAGTTATGGTTTATGTCTCACTAATTGACATATTTTTCGAAGCGCAGGATGCTTTGATTACTGATGTGGGGGAACAAGCAGGTAGCTGGTTAACGGTAATCGCTTTTTTTGCAGGAATGGTGTTAATTGCACTCATTGACCGATTCATTCCGAAACATTCCAACCCGCATGAAGTAAAGAAGGTTGAAGACATGGATAAACCTGGGGCAGCCATCAATGACCCTTCATTGTTGAAAATGGGTGTATTCACAGCATTAGCTATTGGGATTCACAATTTTCCTGAAGGGATCGCAACATTTATGTCAACATTACAGGATCCTACCCTTGGCGTTGCTATTGCCATTGCAATTGCCATTCATAATATACCAGAGGGGATTGCAGTGTCTGTTCCTATTTATTATGCAACAGGGGATAAAAAAAGGGCGTTCAAACTATCGTTTTTGTCCGGTTTGGCTGAACCTGCTGGTGCCCTTCTTGCTTTTTTGATTCTTATGCCGTTTCTAAATGGCGTTATGTTTGGTATAATATTTGCTATGGTGGCAGGGATTATGGTGTTTATTTCATTGGATCAGTTATTACCTGCTGCGAAAAAATACGATGAATCCCATACTTCCATTTATGGCGTTATCATTGGGATGGCTATAATGGCGTTAAGTTTACTGCTGTTATAG
- a CDS encoding YjcZ family sporulation protein, giving the protein MYNLGLGCGGFTLIIVLFILLIIVAAEG; this is encoded by the coding sequence TTGTACAACCTGGGGCTTGGTTGTGGAGGTTTTACATTAATCATTGTATTATTTATCCTTCTCATCATTGTTGCTGCGGAAGGATAG
- the rnr gene encoding ribonuclease R: protein MKDDILTFFKESGTKPLAVDEIEEALEIDDTSHFKEFVKALNALEEEGELVRTRKNRFGLPEKMNLIRGRIQMHAKGFAFLIPDDEDQTDVFINPADLGSAMNKDKVLVRMERKDDSDKRPEGSVIRILERATLQVVGTFEDNRAFGFVIADDKRIPNDIFIPKNRTNGAVSGHKVIAHITKYPEGRKSAEGEIIHILGHKNDPGIDIISIIHKHGITVDFPDEVLDQAANAPECISESEIQNRRDLRDEVIVTIDGADAKDLDDAVMVKKCDNGNYKLGVYIADVTYYVEQSTPMDKEAFERGTSVYLVDRVIPMIPHRLSNGICSLNPQVDRLTLGCEMEITSKGEVIRHEIFQSVIKTAERMTYTDVNKILADHDEETRAKYSSLVPMFEQMEELASILRGKRMGRGAIDFDFKEAQVLVDEKGKPEDVVIRERSVGERLIEEFMLAANETVAEHFHWMDVPFIHRIHEDPDEGKLQSFFEFLGSLGLTVKGTANEVHPQALQKVIEKVQGEPEEMIVSKLMLRSMKQAKYDPQSIGHFGLATEFYTHFTSPIRRYPDLVVHRLIRTYLINKQMDKDTIRYWKESLPEIARHTSEKERTAVDAERETDDLKKAEYMQDKIGEEFTGVISSVTSFGMFVELENTVEGLIHVSYLTDDYYHYDEKSLALVGERTANVYRIGDEVEIKVASVNTDERTVDFELVQSQKPKQRKKKNKPTATKNRKKKKR, encoded by the coding sequence ATGAAAGATGATATCCTTACATTTTTTAAGGAATCAGGCACGAAGCCTTTGGCGGTTGATGAAATCGAAGAAGCATTAGAAATTGATGATACAAGTCATTTTAAGGAATTTGTCAAAGCACTGAATGCGCTGGAGGAAGAAGGAGAGCTTGTTCGAACACGGAAAAATCGATTCGGCTTACCTGAGAAGATGAACCTTATTCGTGGAAGAATTCAAATGCATGCGAAAGGGTTCGCTTTCCTCATTCCGGATGATGAAGATCAGACAGATGTCTTTATTAACCCCGCTGATCTCGGCTCAGCAATGAATAAGGATAAAGTGCTGGTTCGAATGGAAAGGAAAGACGATAGTGATAAACGCCCGGAAGGAAGTGTGATACGAATTCTGGAACGTGCTACTTTGCAGGTTGTCGGTACGTTTGAGGATAACCGCGCATTTGGTTTTGTGATAGCGGATGATAAACGCATTCCAAATGATATTTTTATTCCGAAAAACAGGACCAATGGTGCAGTGAGCGGGCATAAAGTCATTGCCCATATTACGAAATACCCGGAAGGACGTAAGAGTGCGGAAGGCGAAATTATTCATATCCTTGGACATAAAAATGATCCGGGTATTGATATTATTTCCATCATTCATAAGCATGGTATTACAGTAGACTTCCCTGATGAAGTGCTCGATCAGGCTGCTAATGCACCGGAGTGTATTTCTGAAAGCGAGATTCAAAACCGGCGTGATCTGCGTGATGAGGTCATCGTTACGATTGACGGTGCGGATGCAAAAGATTTGGATGATGCGGTTATGGTTAAAAAATGTGATAATGGGAATTACAAGCTTGGTGTATATATCGCTGATGTCACGTATTATGTAGAACAAAGCACACCGATGGATAAAGAAGCGTTCGAGCGAGGGACAAGTGTATATTTGGTAGATAGAGTAATTCCGATGATTCCCCATCGACTTTCCAATGGGATTTGCTCTTTAAATCCTCAAGTGGATCGTTTAACACTTGGCTGTGAGATGGAAATCACATCAAAAGGGGAAGTCATCCGTCATGAGATTTTCCAAAGTGTGATAAAGACGGCTGAGCGCATGACATATACGGATGTAAACAAAATCTTAGCCGACCATGACGAGGAAACCAGAGCAAAATATAGCTCCTTGGTACCTATGTTTGAACAAATGGAAGAATTAGCATCGATATTACGCGGCAAACGTATGGGGCGAGGGGCTATTGACTTTGATTTTAAAGAAGCACAAGTCTTAGTGGATGAAAAAGGCAAACCAGAGGATGTCGTGATACGGGAACGTTCTGTTGGAGAACGTTTAATTGAAGAATTTATGCTAGCAGCAAATGAAACCGTTGCTGAGCATTTTCATTGGATGGATGTACCATTTATCCATCGTATCCATGAAGATCCAGATGAAGGGAAGCTACAAAGCTTCTTCGAATTCCTTGGAAGTCTTGGGCTTACCGTTAAAGGTACAGCTAACGAGGTTCACCCACAAGCTTTGCAAAAAGTAATAGAAAAGGTACAAGGTGAGCCCGAAGAAATGATTGTATCTAAGCTCATGTTACGTTCCATGAAGCAAGCGAAATATGATCCACAAAGCATTGGTCATTTTGGTTTAGCAACTGAATTTTATACCCATTTTACATCACCAATTCGGAGATACCCTGATTTAGTTGTCCATCGTTTAATCAGAACCTATTTAATCAATAAACAGATGGATAAGGATACCATCCGATATTGGAAAGAAAGTTTGCCGGAAATTGCAAGACATACATCTGAAAAGGAACGAACAGCTGTGGATGCTGAACGGGAGACAGATGATTTGAAAAAAGCGGAGTATATGCAGGACAAAATTGGCGAAGAATTCACTGGCGTTATCAGTTCCGTAACAAGTTTTGGTATGTTTGTGGAATTGGAAAATACCGTTGAAGGGCTTATCCATGTCAGTTATCTAACAGATGATTACTATCATTATGATGAAAAAAGTCTTGCACTAGTTGGTGAGCGAACAGCTAATGTTTATCGTATTGGTGACGAAGTAGAGATAAAAGTAGCCAGTGTTAATACCGATGAACGTACTGTAGACTTTGAACTAGTTCAGTCTCAAAAGCCAAAACAACGTAAGAAAAAAAATAAGCCAACAGCCACAAAAAATCGGAAGAAGAAGAAAAGATAA
- a CDS encoding ISL3 family transposase: MQLNSNIHLPGFEAFTIQKSEEVDGIYYLHVDREVKNHRCPACGAYTSNVHDYRVQKIQHTRIFGRQVYVFYRKRRYVCRSGCGKRFYEDNPLVERYQRQSMEMKQAVAMELIHGKSFRDVAHRFDTSPTTVIRRFDYITAPLLDETQTLPDVIAIDEYKGDAGGETYQTIIADPVNRKPLEILADRRKETVKNYLRKHGERVKMVVMDMSHSFKAAVDQALGHPIIIADRFHFCRYIYWALERVRRQEQNAFDDYDRKKCKRMKHVFYKQPETLTDKQAWYLERYLQKSAYLKRAYQLKEAYRLWFETAKENGSKHLGATKAHLYEFYDLVRESGVTEFEQAIGTLQNWQKEIMNTFGFELHNGYIEGINNQTKVLKRNAFGFKRFDRFRAKVLLHHQYKKLDIRVA, encoded by the coding sequence GTGCAATTGAATTCTAACATTCATTTACCAGGATTTGAAGCCTTTACGATCCAAAAGTCAGAAGAAGTTGACGGCATCTATTATCTTCATGTTGATAGGGAAGTAAAAAACCATCGTTGTCCGGCTTGTGGTGCTTATACATCAAATGTCCATGATTACCGGGTACAAAAGATTCAACATACCCGTATATTTGGCAGACAGGTTTATGTTTTCTATCGTAAGCGACGCTATGTTTGCCGATCCGGTTGCGGGAAGCGTTTTTATGAGGATAACCCCTTAGTGGAGCGTTATCAGCGACAGTCCATGGAGATGAAACAGGCCGTAGCGATGGAGCTTATTCACGGAAAAAGTTTCAGGGATGTTGCTCATCGATTTGATACATCCCCAACCACCGTTATTCGACGGTTCGATTATATTACGGCCCCGCTGTTGGATGAAACACAAACATTACCGGATGTGATTGCCATTGATGAATACAAAGGGGATGCCGGTGGAGAAACATATCAGACGATTATTGCCGATCCCGTAAATAGAAAACCGTTGGAAATACTGGCAGACCGTAGGAAAGAAACGGTAAAGAATTATTTACGGAAACATGGTGAACGCGTAAAGATGGTCGTGATGGATATGAGCCATTCGTTTAAGGCCGCTGTTGATCAAGCTTTGGGGCATCCTATTATCATCGCGGATCGCTTCCATTTTTGTCGGTATATCTATTGGGCTTTAGAAAGGGTCAGAAGACAGGAACAAAATGCTTTTGATGATTATGATCGCAAAAAATGTAAACGGATGAAACATGTATTTTATAAACAGCCGGAGACATTAACAGACAAACAAGCCTGGTATCTGGAACGATACTTACAAAAATCCGCCTATTTGAAACGGGCTTACCAACTTAAAGAGGCTTATCGATTATGGTTTGAGACAGCTAAAGAGAATGGCTCGAAACACTTGGGTGCAACGAAAGCGCATCTTTATGAATTCTATGACCTAGTTCGAGAATCGGGTGTTACGGAATTTGAACAGGCCATCGGGACCCTGCAGAATTGGCAGAAGGAAATTATGAATACGTTTGGTTTTGAACTGCATAACGGCTATATTGAGGGGATTAATAACCAAACCAAGGTTCTTAAGCGTAATGCATTTGGCTTTAAACGATTTGATCGCTTTCGGGCGAAGGTATTACTGCATCATCAATATAAAAAGCTGGATATTCGGGTGGCATAA
- a CDS encoding FMN-binding glutamate synthase family protein, translating to MITIDWMLFLMNTLVVTSLSLILSVLYVIIFARPLIKWIFARLIKRFMSKKYEENLWELISGLTRVGPTTIMENSLRAASGTIINRPFGSPRKFLHFDGLVFSPAQLSKSPANSCDPINMKTTIGPNAKHPLVIDIPLMVAGMGYGVALSAKVKRAIARAATATGTATNSGEGAYLPEERELAEHFILQYGPGHWSKSPEILNQANAIEVHIGQGASAASTKTFSPEDLPGNIREIFQLSPDETLVIPPAVEELKEPDGLKRMVDRLRTETDGIPIGVKMVAGSELEADLKIAIKANVDFIAIDGGQAGTKGDTPIFEDDFGLPTVYALARAAAYLRKKGVKNKISLLVGGGFTSPGECLKAIALGADAVYMGTALIWAMSHDQVTKSLPWDAPTSLVFYAKKRVEKFDETKASYHLENFINACTEEMKTAIHALGKHSIKEVNRRDLIALDQLTSNITNVPLGYKRNEGE from the coding sequence ATGATCACCATTGATTGGATGCTTTTTCTCATGAATACGCTAGTTGTAACGAGCTTATCTCTAATCCTCAGCGTCTTATATGTTATTATTTTTGCTAGACCACTCATCAAATGGATATTCGCTCGACTAATAAAGCGATTCATGTCCAAAAAATATGAAGAAAATCTGTGGGAGTTGATCTCCGGCCTTACACGAGTAGGTCCAACAACAATTATGGAAAACAGCTTACGGGCTGCTTCGGGAACGATTATCAATCGTCCTTTTGGTAGCCCTCGCAAATTCCTTCATTTTGATGGGCTGGTTTTTTCTCCTGCTCAGTTATCAAAGTCACCCGCAAATAGCTGTGACCCCATCAACATGAAGACTACTATCGGTCCTAATGCGAAACATCCCCTCGTTATTGATATTCCATTAATGGTTGCCGGAATGGGATATGGCGTTGCACTTAGCGCAAAGGTGAAAAGGGCAATAGCCAGGGCTGCAACCGCAACAGGAACGGCAACCAACTCAGGAGAAGGAGCATACCTACCGGAAGAAAGGGAGCTGGCAGAACATTTCATCTTGCAATACGGACCCGGTCACTGGTCAAAATCTCCGGAAATTCTCAATCAAGCCAATGCGATTGAAGTTCATATCGGGCAAGGAGCTTCAGCTGCTTCTACAAAAACCTTTTCTCCTGAAGATTTGCCTGGGAACATACGAGAAATATTTCAGTTATCCCCTGATGAAACGCTTGTCATCCCTCCCGCAGTTGAAGAACTCAAAGAACCGGATGGCCTGAAAAGAATGGTAGATAGACTTCGAACAGAAACAGATGGCATTCCGATTGGCGTAAAAATGGTGGCAGGAAGTGAATTGGAGGCAGATTTAAAAATCGCGATAAAAGCGAACGTTGATTTTATCGCGATAGATGGTGGTCAGGCAGGAACAAAAGGGGATACGCCGATTTTTGAGGATGATTTTGGCCTACCAACCGTATATGCCCTTGCCCGTGCTGCAGCATATTTAAGAAAAAAAGGGGTCAAGAATAAAATAAGCCTGCTTGTTGGAGGTGGCTTTACGTCTCCTGGCGAATGTTTAAAGGCCATAGCTTTAGGTGCAGATGCCGTCTATATGGGTACTGCATTGATTTGGGCGATGTCCCATGATCAAGTCACCAAATCACTGCCTTGGGATGCTCCAACATCTCTTGTTTTCTATGCCAAAAAAAGAGTAGAAAAATTTGATGAAACAAAAGCCAGTTACCATTTAGAAAACTTTATCAATGCCTGCACGGAAGAAATGAAAACAGCTATTCATGCACTGGGTAAGCACTCCATTAAAGAAGTGAATAGAAGAGATCTTATCGCGCTTGATCAATTAACCAGTAACATTACAAACGTACCGCTTGGATATAAGAGAAATGAAGGGGAGTAA
- the secG gene encoding preprotein translocase subunit SecG, with amino-acid sequence MASVIHILLIIDAIIMVVFVLLQSGQSAGLSGAISGGAEQLFGKQKARGMDYFLHRGTIVTAVLFFVLAFLSAYIIS; translated from the coding sequence ATGGCTAGCGTTATTCATATACTATTAATCATAGATGCGATTATTATGGTTGTGTTCGTATTATTACAGTCAGGTCAAAGTGCAGGTCTATCCGGTGCAATATCCGGCGGGGCGGAACAGTTATTTGGGAAGCAAAAAGCACGGGGAATGGATTACTTCCTCCACCGTGGAACGATTGTTACTGCCGTATTGTTTTTTGTATTGGCGTTTTTAAGTGCATATATTATATCATAG